TCGCAAGCTCTCCGAGCTGATCGGCGTGCAGGCGGTGCCGCAGGACGACAACACCGTCAACCTGTTCATCGGCACCGGCCAGCCTCTGGTCGTGGGCAACACCACCTCGGCCCTGCAAGTGGTGCCAGGCACCAGCGACCCGACCCGTTTCCAGGTGCAACTGGTCAGCGGCAGCTCCGTGCAGACCATCACCAACCAGATTTCCGGCGGCCAGATGGGCGGCCTGATCGCCTACCGCGACACCGCGCTGGATGCCTCGTACAACAAGCTCGGACAGATCGCGCTGACCTTCGCCGACGCCGTCAACAAACAGCTCGGGCAGGGCCTGGACCTGGCCGGCAACGCGGGCAGCAAGCTGTTCGGTGACATCAACGACCCGACCATCACCGCGCTGCGGGTGCTGGCGCAGTCCACCAACACCGGCACCGTCAGCCCCAACCTGAACATCACTGACACCAGCAAGCTGGGCGCCAGTGACTATCGCCTGGAGTACGACGGCAGCAACTTCACCGCGCGCCGCCTGAGCGACAACGCCGCCATCAGCGTCACCGTGACCGGCACCGGCCCCTACACCCTCAGCTTCGCCGACGGCAGCGGGGCGGACCAGGGCTTCCAGGTGACCATGAACTCGCTGCCGCCGGCCGGCGACGGCTTCACCCTGCAGCCGACCCGCCGTGGCGCCGCCGACATCGATACGGTGCTGACCAAGGCCGACCAGTTGGCCTTCGCCGGCACTGCGCGCAGCGAAGCCACCACCAACAACCGTGGCTCGGGCGCCATCGGCCAGCCCAAGCTCACCAACGGCCCGTCTCCGGTAGTGGTCAGCGACCTGCAGAATCTGTTCGGCGCCAACGGCCTGACGCTGAGCTTCGACGCCGCCACCAACTCCCTGACCGGTACGCTGCCGCCGGGCGCGACGCTCAGCTACCTGTCGCCCTCGACCACCGGGCTGACCTCCGGGCAGACCAACACCATGCGCCTGGACTACACCGACCCGGGCACCGGCAACAGCTACAGCTACGAATTCACCTTGAGCGGCGTGCCCCAGGCCGGCGACAGCTTCACCCTGGGCATGAACAGCAAGGGTATCTCCGACAACAGCAACGCCCTGGCGCTTTCCGCGTTGCAGAGCAAGGCCACGGTGGGCGGCACCGGCAGCACCGGCGCCAGCTTCAACGACGCCTATGGCGGCCTGGTGGAGCGCATCGGCACGCTGACTGCGCAGGTGCGCAACAATGCCGACGCCAGCATCACCGTGCTCAAGCAGGCGCAGGACAGCCGCGACTCGCTGTCGGGCGTGAACCTGGACGAAGAGGCGGCCAACCTCATCCAGTTCCAGCAGTACTACAGCGCATCGGCGCAGGTGATCCAGGTCGCCCGCTCGCTGTTCGATACGCTGATCGGCGCGTTCCGCTGATAGAGGACTCGACCATGCGAATTTCCACCATCCA
The Pseudomonas triclosanedens DNA segment above includes these coding regions:
- the flgK gene encoding flagellar hook-associated protein FlgK, which codes for MSDLLSIGLSGLRSSQTSLTVTGHNITNVNTPGYSRQQSVQQTGIPQYSGAGYIGSGSQVVDVRRLASDFLFSQVRTATSQANELNAFQGQIEQLDSLLSDTTTGISPALQKFFAALQTAAANPSATEGREALLAEAQGISKSFNTLYDQLDKQNSLINQQLGSLANQVNSLASSVASYNDAIAKAKAAGGQPNDLIDAREETIRKLSELIGVQAVPQDDNTVNLFIGTGQPLVVGNTTSALQVVPGTSDPTRFQVQLVSGSSVQTITNQISGGQMGGLIAYRDTALDASYNKLGQIALTFADAVNKQLGQGLDLAGNAGSKLFGDINDPTITALRVLAQSTNTGTVSPNLNITDTSKLGASDYRLEYDGSNFTARRLSDNAAISVTVTGTGPYTLSFADGSGADQGFQVTMNSLPPAGDGFTLQPTRRGAADIDTVLTKADQLAFAGTARSEATTNNRGSGAIGQPKLTNGPSPVVVSDLQNLFGANGLTLSFDAATNSLTGTLPPGATLSYLSPSTTGLTSGQTNTMRLDYTDPGTGNSYSYEFTLSGVPQAGDSFTLGMNSKGISDNSNALALSALQSKATVGGTGSTGASFNDAYGGLVERIGTLTAQVRNNADASITVLKQAQDSRDSLSGVNLDEEAANLIQFQQYYSASAQVIQVARSLFDTLIGAFR